One Candidatus Eisenbacteria bacterium genomic window, GAGGTTCAAGTTGGTGAACATGTTGGAGACGGTCGTGAGAAGCTGGTTCCCCACGTAGTGCCAGTAGAGATGAACGCGCGTCTCGCCCCCTTTGAATCGGGAGCCATAGACGACGTCCGCCACCCCCTCGACGATCGGCCGAATCAAGCGGGGATACTCGGTCGGGCTGTACTCGAGATCCGCGTCCTGGATGAGGGCGATCTCTCCTCGGACCTCCGGAATCGCGGTTCGGATCGCCGCGCCCTTCCCGCGATTCCGCGCGTGGTAGAAGACGCGGACCCCGTCGATCGTCGCGATCTCCTTCTCGAGGATTTCCCTTGTTCCGTCGGTCGAGAAGTCGTCGACGATGAGAAGTTCCTTCTCGACATCCACCTCGCGGATCCGTCGGACGATCTCTCGGATCGTCCGGACCTCGTTGTAGACGGGAACGATGACGGAGAGCATGCGGATCGCCTTTCGCCGGAAGTCGCTACGGCGCATGAGGCTACCGGGCTCGCCGGGTGGTGTCAACGGAAAGTTCCCGGGTCTCGTCTTTCGTCTTGACACGCCTTTCGGGGCGAAGGTAGGGTTCGAAAGTCCGCATCCTCTTGGCGGAGAAACATTTTCCCGCTCCGGAGCGTCTCCACTCCGTAGTGGCGCCCCGGCGGGTGAGGCTCCCCGCGCGGCCTCTCCCGCGATCTCCGGAACGGGTTCAAGGAAGGGAAAGGAGTTCTCAGGCGATGTTCGGCAAGCTCGTGTGGCTCGGATCGGTTCTCGTGGTCGCGTCTCTTCTTCTCTCTGTGGGGGCGCCTCGCGCGGCGATGCCCGACCTCA contains:
- a CDS encoding glycosyltransferase family 2 protein, translating into MRRSDFRRKAIRMLSVIVPVYNEVRTIREIVRRIREVDVEKELLIVDDFSTDGTREILEKEIATIDGVRVFYHARNRGKGAAIRTAIPEVRGEIALIQDADLEYSPTEYPRLIRPIVEGVADVVYGSRFKGGETRVHLYWHYVGNQLLTTVSNMFTNLNLTDMETCYKVFRADILKGIPLRSDRFGFEPEITAKIARRKCRVYEIPISYYGRDYAEGKKIGWKDAVAAFYCIVRFWIAD